GTGATGATGATTTTCATTTTTTAGAATGAATGAATGAGTGGATGAGCGAATGAGTGAGTGAGTAGATGAGGGCAGCCAGTCATGCATGAAGCCATTCACTCATCCACTCATTTACTCATTCACTCACTAAACTTTGCTGCCACTTCCAGGCACTAGCCAGAGCTTCTTCCAGTGAAGTGGTGGTGCGAAAGCCCAATACTTCGGTGGCTTTGGTTACGTCGGCGTAGATGGCGGGCACGTCGCCGGTGCGAGGCGGGCCGATGACGTAGTTGAGCTTCTGGCCCGTGGCCTGCTCAAAGGCGTGCACCACTTCCAGCACCGAGTTGCCGCGGCCGGTGCCTACATTGAACACCTCCACGGCTTCGCCGCGGACGTCGAGCAGGCGCTGTACGGCCACCACGTGGGCCTTGGCCAGGTCCACCACGTGCACGTAGTCGCGGATGTTGGTGCCGTCCGGGGTGTCGTAGGTGTCGCCGTTGATGGTCAGCTTCTCCCGAATGCCAGCGGCCGTCTGCGTCACGTACGGAATCAGATTTTGGGGCACGCCCAGCGGCAGCTCCCCGATTTTGGCGGAGGCATGAGCCCCAATCGGGTTGAAGTAGCGGAGCAGAATAGCCCGCACGGTGCTTTCCGGGGCCTTCACCACGTCGGTGATAATGTCTTCGCAGATTTTCTTGGTGTTGCCGTAGGGCGACGTAGCCGGCTTGGTGGGCGTCTGCTCCGTCACGGGCAGCTGGTCCGGAATGCCGTACACGGTGCACGACGACGAAAACACCAGGTGGGGCACGCCAAACTCCTGCATCACCGTGAGCAGGGCCAGCAAAGAGCCCAGGTTGTTGCGGTAGTACTTCAGCGGCTGCTGCACCGACTCGCCCACGGCCTTGGACGCCGCAAAGTGAATGACGCCGCGCAGGCTGCCTTCTTCGGCAAACACGGCCCGCAGCGCCTCCACGTCGCCGCAGTCGATGCGGTGGCAGGGCACGCGCACCCCCAGAATTTCCTCAATGCCGCGGACGGCCTGCTCCTGGGAGTTGCTAAAGTCGTCGACGATAACCGGCTGAAAACCAGCCTCATACAGCTCCACCACTGCGTGCGAACCAATATAGCCCGCCCCACCCGTCACTAGTATTTTCGTGCGCTCCATATGCTAAATGAGTGAATGAGTGGATGAATAAATGAGTGAGTGGCAGCTATACCGTTGAACGGCATTCGCTCATTCACTCATTTACTCATTCGCTCATTTAAGTTACAGGCTCCAGTAAGCCAGGTCTTTAATCTTGTTGCGGAACAGGCCTTTGATGTCGACCAGTACGGCGGGTTGCTTGGTGATGGACTTGAAGTAGTCCTCGGTCAGCTCGGCGTAGGGCTGGTGGCTTACTGCTACCACCACGGCGTCGTAGTCGTTGCGTACTTCGCTTTCGGGGGTGAGGCGGAAGCCGTACTCGTGGTGCAGCTCGTCGGAGTCGGCGTGGGGGTCGATGATGTCCACGTTCACCGAGAAGTTTTTCAGCTCGTTGATGACGTCGGCTACTTTGGAATTGCGGATGTCTTCCACGTTTTCCTTGAAGGTGGCGCCCATCACCAGCACCCGACTTTTGGCCACGTCCTTGCCCTGCTTGATCATGGTCTGCACCGTTTTGCGGGCGATGTAGGCGCCCATGTTGTCGTTGGTGGTGCGGCCGCTCAGAATCACCTTGGCGTCGTAGCCCAGCTCCTTGGCTTTGTAGGTGAGGTAGTAGGGGTCAACGCCGATGCAGTGCCCACCCACCAGGCCGGGCGAAAACTTGAGGAAGTTCCACTTGGTGCCGGCAGCTTCCAGTACCTCGTAGGTGTTGATGTGCATGCGGTCAAAAATCATCGACAGCTCGTTCATCAGGGCAATGTTGACGTCGCGCTGGGTGTTTTCGATGATTTTGGCGGCCTCAGCTACTTTGATGGAGCTGGCCCGGTGCACCCCGGCTTTCACCACCAGCTCGTAGGTGCGGGCAATAACGTCCAGCGACTCGTCGTCGCAGCCGGCTACCACCTTCACGATGGAGCTGAGCGTGTGCTCTTTGTCGCCGGGGTTGATGCGCTCGGGCGAGTAGCCCACTTTGAAATCCTGGGGAAACTT
This region of Hymenobacter sp. YIM 151500-1 genomic DNA includes:
- the galE gene encoding UDP-glucose 4-epimerase GalE → MERTKILVTGGAGYIGSHAVVELYEAGFQPVIVDDFSNSQEQAVRGIEEILGVRVPCHRIDCGDVEALRAVFAEEGSLRGVIHFAASKAVGESVQQPLKYYRNNLGSLLALLTVMQEFGVPHLVFSSSCTVYGIPDQLPVTEQTPTKPATSPYGNTKKICEDIITDVVKAPESTVRAILLRYFNPIGAHASAKIGELPLGVPQNLIPYVTQTAAGIREKLTINGDTYDTPDGTNIRDYVHVVDLAKAHVVAVQRLLDVRGEAVEVFNVGTGRGNSVLEVVHAFEQATGQKLNYVIGPPRTGDVPAIYADVTKATEVLGFRTTTSLEEALASAWKWQQSLVSE
- a CDS encoding nucleotide sugar dehydrogenase, with the protein product MYEQLLQKQAKLAVIGLGYVGLPIALEFARKLRVIGFDINAKRVEMMRNHIDPSGELDAQDFEGCDIEFTHSLDVLREARFYIVAVPTPIDEHAMPDLKPLIGASTSVGKVLKRGDYVVFESTVYPGCTEEDCIPILERESGLKFPQDFKVGYSPERINPGDKEHTLSSIVKVVAGCDDESLDVIARTYELVVKAGVHRASSIKVAEAAKIIENTQRDVNIALMNELSMIFDRMHINTYEVLEAAGTKWNFLKFSPGLVGGHCIGVDPYYLTYKAKELGYDAKVILSGRTTNDNMGAYIARKTVQTMIKQGKDVAKSRVLVMGATFKENVEDIRNSKVADVINELKNFSVNVDIIDPHADSDELHHEYGFRLTPESEVRNDYDAVVVAVSHQPYAELTEDYFKSITKQPAVLVDIKGLFRNKIKDLAYWSL